The Arachis ipaensis cultivar K30076 chromosome B10, Araip1.1, whole genome shotgun sequence DNA window taatcaaaactttatttatttataaattaaaaaaaataattaaaaagatgagTTTTGACATGGGACGAGTGAATACACTAATATTCAACCAAAGTCAAGTGGTACATAATCTAGAATCTAGTCCCTTTCAAGTTTAATATTGAGGAGTTCAAAATAATGTGCTCTATTTATATTCACTCTAGACAATAAACAAGTGCAAGCAACAAGCAACAATCTTATCAAGAACAATACATAACAAAGCAAGTAGCAACAAGAATGGAGAAAGTAACAGGAAAAGGCCATAGATTACTACTCATGCCATCACCATTCCAAGGACACATAACACCATTGCTGCACCTTGGAGACATATTGTATTCAAAGGGCTTCTCCATAACCATCATCCACACAAGTTTCAATTCCCCTGACCCTTCCACACACCCTCACTTCACCTTCCTTCCCATCCATGAATCCTTGTCTGAATCCGAAGCTTCGTCCATGGACTCTTTGCATCTCGTTGACCTCATCAACGTTAGAATCGTACAACCTTTGAAGGAATGTTTGGATAAGTTGATGCGGTCAAAGGAGGAGACTGTTTCTTGTTTCATTGCTGATGCTGTTTTGCATTCAACTCAATCTGTTTGTGATGGATTCAAGCTTCGGAGACTCGTTTTGAGGACCGGTGGCGCCACCTCCTTCGTTGTTTTTGCTTCAATCCCTCTTCTTAGAGAGAACGGTTATTTCCCAGTTCAAGGTGTGTGTTGACTTGACTTGTGTTCTTGAATCTTGATATTATATGTTGTTCTTCTCTTTCTGGATTGGCTACTATCCTTGTTTACTTTTCAACCATATTACATCAAAACAAAAAGTAGCACCAATCACTATGTGGTGTTTGTGAAAAAATTTGATTATgctattagtttaattatttgacTATGATAAATTTGATTATTTTGGTGACAAATTATTTTGATAGAAAAATATGGaaatatatgtataaatataaacaaatacATGATAACTaatttcttagttttttttttatgtatttattaagtattgttatttattattaattgtaATTTTGGTATTTCGAGCAACATGCAAGTTGTATTTGAGTATGAAGATCGTTTGATTATAACTACTGCCGTATCATCAAGCTCTGGTGTTGAGAAATGTTTGCATAAataagtgtaatttatttttttaggtAGATTAAAGTAAAAATTGATGAtatctattaaaaaaatatatctacaATGTAACTCATTTATATCATGAGTGCATATCTAAAATGACGCAATAAACTTGTCTCtgttaaaaggaaaaaaatattcaTCTTTGGATATGGTATATTCGAAATATGATTATGTATACTTTTGTTGAAATTCAGAATCTCGTTTAGATGAGCCTGTTGTGGAACTTCCACCACTCAAAGTGAAAGACCTTCCATGGTTCGAGACACGTGACCCTGAATTGTTCTACAATCTAACTAGTACCATTTTTTATTCATTGAAGGCTTCTTCAGGGGTGATTTGGAACACATTTGAAGAGTTAGAATCATCAACAATATCAAAATTTGGCCAAAAATTTAGCATACCAATATACCCTATAGGCCCTTTCCACAAGCACCACTTCCCAAAACCCTCATCTTCTTTTAGCTTATGGACTCCAGACACAAGCTGCATTTCTTGGCTAGACACAAAAGAACCCAAAAGTGTTGTTTATGTGAGCTTTGGTAGCATCGCATCGATAACTGAGGCCGAGTTTTTGGAGTTAGCTTGGGGTTTAGCCCATAGTAACCACCCGTTCCTATGGGTGGTTCGGCCAGGCCTGGTCCGGGGATCAGAGTGGCTCGAACTATTGCCGGACGGGTTCATGGAGAGTTTGGGTGGGAGAGGGTGCATTGTGAAATGGGCTCCTCAAGAAAAAGTTTTAGGTCATGAGGCAATTGGTGCATTTTGGACTCATTGTGGTTGGAACTCAACTTTGGAGAGTGTTTGTGAAGGAGTTCCTATGATTTGTATGCCTTGTTTTGGTGATCAAAAGGTGAATGCTAAATATGTGAGTGATGTTTGGAAGGTTGGAGTAAGATTGGAAGGGAAGGTTGAGAGGGTTGAGATAGAGAGAGTTATTAAGAGAATAATGAGTGGGGATGAAGGAAAGGAGGTTAGAGAAAATGTCTTGAATTTGAAAGAGAAGGCAAATTTGTGTTTGGAAGAAGGTGGTTCCTCCTATAATTACCTTGATGCCTTGGTTAATGCTATGTAAaggtgaagtcgactgcacctgagttttcaccttataTAAATAAACTTAAAAAGTATTTATACATATTTTCTGTACATGGGACGAGTGAATACACTAATATTCAACCAAAGTCAAGTGGTACATAATCTAGTCCCATCAAACTTTCAAGTTTAATATTGAGGAGTTCAAAATAATGTGCTCTATTTATATTCACTCTAGACAATAAACAAGtgcaagcaacaataattgaacTTATCAAGAACAATACATAACAAAGCAAGTAGCAACAAGAATGGAGAAAGTAACAGGAAAAGGCCATAGATTACTACTCATGCCATCACCATTCCAAGGACACATAACACCATTGCTGCACCTTGGAGACATATTGTATTCAAAGGGCTTCTCCATAACCATCATCCACACAAGTTTCAATTCCCCTGACCCTTCCACACACCCTCACTTCACCTTCCTTCCCATCCATGAATCCTTGTCTGAATCCGAAGCTTCGTCCATGGACTCTTTGCATCTCGTTGACCTCATCAACGTTAGAATCGTACAACCTTTGAAGGAATGTTTGGATAAGTTGATGCGGTCAAAGGAGGAGACTGTTTCTTGTTTCATTGCTGATGCTGTTTTGCATTCAACTCAATCTGTTTGTGATGGATTCAAGCTTCGGAGACTCGTTTTGAGGACCGGTGGCGCCACCTCCTTCGTTGTTTTTGCTTCAATCCCTCTTCTTAGAGAGAACGGTTATTTCCCAGTTCAAGGTGTGTGTTGACTTGACTTGTGTTCTTGAATCTTGATATTATATGTTGTTCTTCTCTTTCTGGATTGGCTACTATCCTTGTTTACTTTTCAACCATATTACATCAAAACAAAAAGTAGCACCAATCACTATGTGGTGTTTGTGAAAAAATTTGATTATgctattagtttaattatttgacTATGATAAATTTGATTATTTTGGTGACAAATTATTTTGATAGAAAAATATGGaaatatatgtataaatataaacaaatacATGATAACTaatttcttagttttttttttatgtatttattaagtattgttatttattattaattgtaATTTTGGTATTTCGAGCA harbors:
- the LOC107624535 gene encoding UDP-glycosyltransferase 76F1-like, whose amino-acid sequence is MEKVTGKGHRLLLMPSPFQGHITPLLHLGDILYSKGFSITIIHTSFNSPDPSTHPHFTFLPIHESLSESEASSMDSLHLVDLINVRIVQPLKECLDKLMRSKEETVSCFIADAVLHSTQSVCDGFKLRRLVLRTGGATSFVVFASIPLLRENGYFPVQESRLDEPVVELPPLKVKDLPWFETRDPELFYNLTSTIFYSLKASSGVIWNTFEELESSTISKFGQKFSIPIYPIGPFHKHHFPKPSSSFSLWTPDTSCISWLDTKEPKSVVYVSFGSIASITEAEFLELAWGLAHSNHPFLWVVRPGLVRGSEWLELLPDGFMESLGGRGCIVKWAPQEKVLGHEAIGAFWTHCGWNSTLESVCEGVPMICMPCFGDQKVNAKYVSDVWKVGVRLEGKVERVEIERVIKRIMSGDEGKEVRENVLNLKEKANLCLEEGGSSYNYLDALVNAM